Proteins co-encoded in one Papaver somniferum cultivar HN1 chromosome 5, ASM357369v1, whole genome shotgun sequence genomic window:
- the LOC113283494 gene encoding BTB/POZ domain-containing protein At3g49900-like, with the protein MRGWKDLEVVETIYEEEDHEEIEECYSSSPSTTSTSSSLLLTPSTHLPSSSLDNTVQAWSLATGFQTDVLIKVQDQSFRLHKDPLVSKSGYLKRELKDSSVINLTPPLNITAETFSTVADFCYSSYVVITPFNVAALRIAAELLDMNEDNNNNNHSEENLKFITESYFSKAVTGNKDYAAIILRSCLGLLPEAEETALLASRCIESLDLMDGNEGICSWMDEVGSLNVDDFDLIADSMHYLLTRSHDLLYKIVDSYLKENCDRLKEEEKNKLCSSIDCNKLSSNVIVNAVQNPRMPLRFIIRAMLVEQFNTRDSIVTTLSMKNNNQQQQQQQYKKQPKKVSENKEIMEEESAVLSLGMILQRDAALRQSAQLKASVESTSSKIERLEREILSMKKVLYDHDIEKKKREIGNDIASGRSVSLRFNTPSSENKIERGERGSTSLVNYRFSNIGVSSGGERNGGGAGSSSTSSSVSTPSLERLSSLNDNPKRRTTFGWKLMNGLKSAFRMSSSSSTTSTKGVAHDINEIGTTVEVSNDIVLNGGDHDHEDEHEDRKEEASHRHRRGRSLV; encoded by the exons ATGAGGGGTTGGAAAGATTTAGAGGTAGTAGAAACCATTTACGAAGAAGAAGATcatgaagaaatagaagaatgttATTCCTCTTCTCCTTCTACTACTTCAACATCTTCTTCTCTTTTACTCACTCCTTCTACTCATCTACCATCATCAAGCCTCGATAACACGGTACAAGCTTG GTCATTAGCTACAGGATTCCAAACTGATGTCTTGATCAAAGTTCAAGATCAATCCTTTCGTCTTCACAag GATCCTCTGGTATCGAAAAGTGGATATCTAAAACGAGAATTGAAGGACTCTTCCGTTATTAATCTTACTCCACCGTTGAATATAACGGCAGAAACATTCTCTACGGTGGCAGATTTCTGTTACAGTTCATACGTCGTTATAACGCCGTTTAATGTGGCTGCCCTTAGAATTGCAGCTGAGTTGTTAGATATGAACGAGGAtaacaacaacaataatcacagcGAAGAGAACTTGAAATTCATAACGGAATCGTATTTTTCAAAAGCTGTCACCGGTAACAAGGATTACGCCGCTATCATTCTCCGTTCTTGTTTGGGTTTACTTCCTGAGGCTGAGGAAACGGCGTTACTAGCTAGTAGATGTATTGAATCGTTGGATTTGATGGATGGGAATGAAGGCATTTGCAGTTGGATGGACGAAGTCGGGTCCTTGAATGTTGATGATTTTGATTTAATCGCAGATTCTATGCATTATTTGCTTACTCGCAGTCATGATCTTCTCTACAAAATCGTTGACTCTTATCTGAAG GAAAACTGTGACAGactgaaggaagaagagaagaacaaaCTATGCAGTTCAATAGATTGTAACAAGTTATCATCAAATGTAATTGTGAATGCAGTACAGAATCCCAGAATGCCATTGAGGTTCATAATTCGAGCAATGCTAGTTGAGCAGTTTAATACCCGCGACTCGATTGTCACTACTCTGTCAATGAAGAATAAcaaccagcagcagcagcagcagcaatacaaGAAACAACCAAAGAAAGTTAGTGAAAACAAAGAGATAATGGAAGAAGAGTCTGCAGTTCTTAGTCTTGGCATGATTCTCCAGAGAGACGCAGCACTTCGACAATCCGCTCAGCTCAAAGCATCTGTTGAATCAACCAGTTCTAAGATTGAACGTTTAGAAAGAGAAATACTGAGCATGAAGAAAGTATTGTATGATCATGatattgagaagaagaagagggaaaTCGGTAACGACATTGCTTCGGGTAGGTCTGTAAGTCTCCGGTTTAATACGCCATCGTCAGAAAATAAGATTGAAAGAGGAGAAAGAGGGTCAACTTCATTGGTCAATTATCGTTTCAGTAATATTGGAGTGTCATCAGGAGGTGAAAgaaatggtggtggtgctggttctTCGTCAACTTCATCTTCCGTTTCTACTCCTTCTCTTGAAAGACTATCTTCTCTTAACGACAATCCAAAAAGAAGGACAACATTCGGTTGGAAGTTGATGAATGGATTAAAATCTGCGTTCAGGATGTCGTCGTCATCTTCGACAACATCGACAAAAGGAGTAGCACATGATATTAATGAGATTGGTACTACTGTTGAGGTTTCTAACGACATTGTTTTGAATGGAGGAGACCATGATcatgaagatgaacatgaagacCGTAAGGAAGAAGCATCACATCGACACCGCCGTGGTCGTTCCCTCGTGTAA
- the LOC113278060 gene encoding ras-related protein RABB1c-like: protein MSYAHLFKYIIIGDTGVGKSCLLLQFTDKRYQPVHDITIGVDFGARMITIDNKPIKLQIWDTAGQESFRSITRFYYRGAAGALLVYDITRRETFNHLASWLKYLRQHANANITVMLIGNKGDLAHRRTVSTEEGEQFARENGLIFMEASAKTAQNVDEAFISTAAIIYKKTQDGVIDVSNDESYGIIKVGYGGGVLGTSGGNNGSPSQAGGCCN, encoded by the coding sequence ATGTCTTACGCTCATCTCTTCAAGTATATTATAATCGGAGACACCGGAGTTGGAAAATCATGCCTTCTTCTGCAGTTTACCGACAAGCGGTACCAGCCAGTGCATGACATAACTATAGGTGTTGATTTTGGGGCGAGAATGATCACAATCGACAACAAGCCAATAAAGCTCCAAATATGGGATACGGCTGGTCAAGAATCGTTTCGCTCAATTACGAGATTCTATTACAGAGGTGCTGCTGGTGCGTTGCTGGTCTACGATATCACGAGGAGGGAAACTTTCAATCACTTGGCTAGTTGGCTGAAATATTTAAGGCAGCATGCGAATGCAAACATCACAGTTATGCTCATTGGCAACAAGGGTGATCTTGCTCATAGAAGAACAGTTAGCACCGAGGAAGGTGAACAATTCGCCAGGGAGAACGGATTGATATTTATGGAGGCCTCGGCAAAGACTGCTCAAAATGTTGATGAGGCGTTCATAAGCACAGCTGCCATAATATACAAGAAGACTCAGGATGGTGTGATTGATGTATCAAATGACGAGTCATATGGAATTATAAAAGTGGGATATGGAGGAGGAGTCCTAGGGACGTCCGGAGGGAACAACGGGTCTCCTTCTCAGGCCGGGGGTTGTTGCAATTGA